The following are encoded in a window of candidate division KSB1 bacterium genomic DNA:
- a CDS encoding T9SS type A sorting domain-containing protein, with product MSLNKPPNVIGEKFTPQGYALHPNYPNPFNPATTIQFAIGKQSMVKLKVFDILGKEVATLVNQELIPGTHKVIFEANDLPSGFYFYRLETDGFAKTRGLTLLK from the coding sequence ATTTCGCTCAACAAACCACCGAATGTTATTGGCGAAAAGTTTACTCCGCAAGGATACGCTTTACACCCCAATTATCCAAATCCATTTAATCCGGCTACGACTATTCAGTTTGCTATTGGCAAGCAGTCAATGGTAAAACTCAAAGTTTTTGATATTTTAGGGAAAGAGGTTGCCACTTTAGTGAACCAGGAGCTTATCCCCGGAACCCACAAAGTAATTTTTGAGGCAAACGATCTGCCAAGCGGTTTTTATTTCTATCGTCTTGAGACAGATGGATTTGCAAAGACGAGGGGGCTGACGTTGTTGAAGTAA